Part of the Yersinia hibernica genome, GCAAAATAGAGACAACGTCAATTGCGCTACAGCCGCCCGCCGACATTAACAGCATTTCCATCGGGCTCGGTGCTTTGTCTCCCGCATTTCCGTCCATCAAAACTTGATGCCCTGAAGCGGATTCCCCCAAAAATGTCAGCCCCTCAACCCACTTTACACGTGCCTGCATAACTCTTGCTCCCGGTTAAATTTTCTGATTCAGACTACCCTTTCATTTACAAACTGGCAATGTAACCCGATGTTCATCATGCTGAAGCGATACAACACAAGACACTGGCCTCATCCTGTGCTACAAACAGAATCGAAAGTGTTGTTTCTAGAATTAAATAGGGTAGCTTCTCAATACTCAGTGAAGGGTTTCTATCCGGTACGTATCTTGGCTATACCTTTCGGCAGTTGAGCAAATTAATATGCTAAGAGAAAGTGTATTTTATAAGCACGCCGCGCAGGGAACTCTGAACCCTGTTAAGTCTGGCTGCGATAACAACAGAGGATAACAGCGAATGGTTCTCGGCAAGCCACAAACAGACCCGACTCTCGAATGGTTCCTGTCTCATTGCCATATCCACAAATATCCATCGAAGAGTACGCTAATTCACCAAGGTGAAAAGGCCGAAACGCTTTACTACATCGTGAAAGGCTCCGTTGCGGTGCTTATCAAAGATGAAGAAGGTAAAGAGATGATTCTCTCCTATCTCAATCAGGGGGATTTCATCGGCGAGCTTGGATTATTTGAAGAAGGCCAAGAACGTAGTGCCTGGGTTAGAGCAAAAACCGCCTGTGAAGTGGCTGAAATTTCTTACAAAAAATTCCGTCAGTTGATTCAGGTTAACCCAGACATCTTGATGCGCCTGTCTTCACAGATGGCGAACCGCTTGCAGATTACATCGGAGAAAGTGGGTAACCTCGCCTTCTTGGATGTCACTGGGCGCATTGCACAAACGCTGCTTAACCTGGCAAAACAACCTGATGCCATGACCCACCCAGATGGGATGCAGATAAAGATTACCCGCCAGGAAATTGGTCAAATAGTTGGCTGCTCCCGCGAAACTGTGGGGCGGATACTAAAAATGCTGGAAGATCAAAATCTGATCTCCGCGCACGGTAAAACGATTGTCGTTTACGGCACGCGTTAATTCCCCCATAAACCGGTGTCGTTACCTCGGCACCGGTTTTTTATTTGTGTGATCAATAAACTTCTGGGGCCTATATGAATTGGCAACGGCTTATTTATCATCCTGAAGTTAACTATGCACTTCGCCAAACATTAGTCCTCTGCATACCTGCGGCGTTGGGATTCGCCATGGGCGAGTTACGGCTGGGGTTGATGTTCTCCCTGATACCAGCGTGTTGTAACATTGCGGCGCTAGATACCCCCCATCAACATTTCTTCCGACGACTGATTGTCGGCGGGGCTCTCTTTACATTCAGTAGCTACCTCACTCAGCAACTGCTGCTGTGGGAAGTTCCATTACCCGCAGTGATGCTTGGCTTGGCATTAATATTGGGTGTGAGTGGAGCTATCAGTCAGCTCAATGGTCGACTGCTTCCCGCCGCCCTTATCGCCGCTATTTTCAGCCTCAGCATGGTGGGCCGCGCACCTATCTGGCAAGCCCCCTTGATGTGTGCCGTGGGGACTCTCTGGTACGGCGTATTTACCTGGCTGTGGTTTCGCTTATGCAGGGACCAGCCCATCCGTGAGCCATTGAGCCAGCTTTATCATCTGTTGGCTGATTATTGCGACGCGGCATATCGTTTATTTGGCCAGCAGCAAGAAGCAGAAAAGACGATACCGCAGCTGTTAGATAGACAGCAAGGTATTATGGATAAAATTAATCAACTTTATCAACAATTTAACTTGCTCCCTAATACCACAAAAAAAGAACGAAAACGGCTACTGACACTCTTTCAAATGGCACTCGATTTGCAAGAACACATCACTGCGGCGATGAATCAGTCAGAAAAAACGCAAGAACTGGTTGAACAGACACCAATAGAAAAGGTTCTTGAGCGCAATATACAGATTATCTCAACACAAATGCGCACCATCGCCGATGATATTCTCTACCACCACCGGGCGAAAACCCATGTTAGCGCGGGTGATGCACTGGTCGAACTGGAAGAAATTGCCCAGCAATATCCTAATAATCCGGTGGCACAATTCTGCTATTACCATATCAGTCATATTACCCAAATCCTGAGTGACCAGCGCCCGCAATATGACCGCGATTTGATGTCCAGCCAGGTACCCCAGCCGCTCTGGCCAGCTATTGTCAGTTACTTATCTTTTAAATCCAGTGTATTACGTGATGCAGGTCGGATGGGTGTCACCTTGGCCACAGGCAGTTATATCGGCAACCTTATTCACCTGCCTAAACCTTATTGGATTTTACTCACCATCATGCTGGTGACGCAAAACGGCTATAACGCCACAAAAATACGTATTCATCACCGCGCCCTTGGCACCCTGATTGGGCTGCTACTCGCGGCAACTTTGCTGCATTTTAAGATGCCGGAAGGCACCACACTGAGCATCATGTTATTCATCACATTGATAGCTTATCTGGTGCAACGCAAAAACTATGGCTGGTCAGTTATCTTTAGAACTATCACTACGGTCTATATCTTGCAGCTATTGACTGGAGAGGGTGCGGACTTTTTGATCCCACGTTTGCTGGATACATTAATCGGCTGCGCATTGGCCTTTGCCAGCGCACTGTGGTTGTGGCCTCAGTGGCAAAGCGGTTTACTGCGGAAAAATGCGCATCAGGCGCTAGAGAGTTATCAGAATATCCT contains:
- a CDS encoding YccS/YhfK family putative transporter gives rise to the protein MNWQRLIYHPEVNYALRQTLVLCIPAALGFAMGELRLGLMFSLIPACCNIAALDTPHQHFFRRLIVGGALFTFSSYLTQQLLLWEVPLPAVMLGLALILGVSGAISQLNGRLLPAALIAAIFSLSMVGRAPIWQAPLMCAVGTLWYGVFTWLWFRLCRDQPIREPLSQLYHLLADYCDAAYRLFGQQQEAEKTIPQLLDRQQGIMDKINQLYQQFNLLPNTTKKERKRLLTLFQMALDLQEHITAAMNQSEKTQELVEQTPIEKVLERNIQIISTQMRTIADDILYHHRAKTHVSAGDALVELEEIAQQYPNNPVAQFCYYHISHITQILSDQRPQYDRDLMSSQVPQPLWPAIVSYLSFKSSVLRDAGRMGVTLATGSYIGNLIHLPKPYWILLTIMLVTQNGYNATKIRIHHRALGTLIGLLLAATLLHFKMPEGTTLSIMLFITLIAYLVQRKNYGWSVIFRTITTVYILQLLTGEGADFLIPRLLDTLIGCALAFASALWLWPQWQSGLLRKNAHQALESYQNILRILLKPQPDIGKLSYQRIQVNKASNAVLSSLNQAMQEPGFNSKYLSDMRLWATHSELIVGHINEMTILTRAYPLTESPGETDKHHVQLTVKLAEDYLQLCEMAIQQCQQRLESDNSEGNNDFVQMPDIDPDTQISELERNLRRILSHLSVMHTVSSLAWQQQPHHGIWRSHKLKA
- the crp gene encoding cAMP-activated global transcriptional regulator CRP, with amino-acid sequence MVLGKPQTDPTLEWFLSHCHIHKYPSKSTLIHQGEKAETLYYIVKGSVAVLIKDEEGKEMILSYLNQGDFIGELGLFEEGQERSAWVRAKTACEVAEISYKKFRQLIQVNPDILMRLSSQMANRLQITSEKVGNLAFLDVTGRIAQTLLNLAKQPDAMTHPDGMQIKITRQEIGQIVGCSRETVGRILKMLEDQNLISAHGKTIVVYGTR